The following are from one region of the Actinopolyspora halophila DSM 43834 genome:
- a CDS encoding M50 family metallopeptidase, producing the protein MQEFGRVLTNVSGAVPASVVALLALVLVGYRGTWRVLRNVVTIAHEAGHALVALLSGRRLNGIRLHSDTSGLTVSTGPARGPGMVLTLFAGYPTVSLLGAVAAWTVSAEHVEVMLWTAVGALALLLIALRNLYGVLSVVLTGLALVAVIRWGTPPVTVVCAELLSWLLLLGGVRPLFELAGKRRRGRASDSDADQLARLTGVAGGFWMAIWFVISVGLLVLGARWLLDLVGCQATLVG; encoded by the coding sequence GTGCAAGAGTTCGGCCGAGTGCTGACGAACGTGTCGGGAGCGGTTCCGGCTTCCGTGGTCGCGCTGCTCGCCCTCGTGCTGGTCGGTTACCGCGGCACCTGGCGGGTGCTGCGCAACGTGGTGACCATCGCCCACGAGGCGGGGCACGCCCTGGTGGCTCTGCTCAGCGGGCGCAGACTCAACGGGATCCGACTGCACTCGGACACCTCGGGACTGACCGTTTCCACCGGGCCCGCGCGGGGCCCGGGGATGGTCCTGACCCTGTTCGCGGGCTATCCGACCGTCTCGCTACTGGGGGCCGTGGCGGCCTGGACGGTTTCCGCCGAGCACGTGGAGGTGATGCTCTGGACGGCAGTGGGGGCGTTGGCGCTGTTGCTGATCGCGCTGCGCAATCTCTACGGGGTGCTGTCCGTGGTGCTCACCGGACTCGCTCTCGTGGCCGTGATCCGGTGGGGCACCCCTCCGGTCACTGTGGTGTGCGCCGAACTGCTGAGCTGGTTGCTGCTGTTGGGGGGTGTGCGGCCGTTGTTCGAGCTGGCCGGCAAACGCCGCAGGGGTCGGGCATCCGATTCCGATGCGGACCAGTTGGCCAGGTTGACCGGTGTGGCGGGGGGATTCTGGATGGCGATCTGGTTCGTGATCTCCGTGGGGCTGCTGGTTCTGGGGGCGCGCTGGTTGCTGGACCTAGTGGGTTGTCAGGCAACTTTGGTCGGGTAA
- a CDS encoding HARBI1 family protein, whose product MIAHPVILDVSRELARQVAWLLQSERRRGTRGGTRVLTCFWQAVLGLRWFRHRADPERLGRDHRLSRATAYRYLDDVIDVLADQAPDLHQAVKQAHEHDMAYVILDGTVITTDRVGEKTTSVPGKTIDLWYSGKAGEHGGNIQALSAPNGFPLCGSDVEPGSTHALTAAREHALGALYAAASRGLPTLADGGYEGTGIGVHTPIKQPPGNQALDADNRTYNALLRGLRSLGERGFALLTGRWRTLQRITASPSKIGSIIQAAVALPHLEHRRPETR is encoded by the coding sequence GTGATTGCTCATCCTGTCATCCTCGATGTATCCCGTGAGCTCGCCCGTCAGGTGGCGTGGCTGCTGCAGTCCGAACGTCGTCGGGGCACCCGCGGGGGAACGCGTGTGCTGACCTGCTTTTGGCAGGCCGTGCTGGGGCTACGCTGGTTTCGCCACCGCGCCGACCCGGAACGATTAGGTCGAGATCACCGGCTCTCACGGGCCACAGCGTATCGCTATCTCGATGATGTGATCGACGTGCTCGCCGACCAGGCCCCGGACCTGCATCAGGCTGTGAAGCAAGCCCACGAGCACGACATGGCCTACGTGATCCTCGACGGCACCGTGATCACGACCGATCGCGTGGGTGAGAAAACCACGAGCGTGCCAGGGAAAACCATCGACTTGTGGTACTCCGGCAAAGCAGGTGAACACGGCGGCAACATCCAAGCCCTCTCAGCGCCGAACGGGTTTCCTCTGTGTGGCTCCGATGTGGAACCCGGCTCGACACACGCTCTCACCGCCGCCCGCGAGCATGCGCTGGGCGCGCTGTACGCCGCCGCCTCACGGGGGCTGCCCACGCTGGCCGACGGCGGCTACGAGGGCACCGGAATCGGAGTGCACACCCCGATCAAACAACCCCCCGGCAACCAGGCCCTCGATGCCGACAACCGCACCTACAACGCCCTACTACGCGGGCTGCGCAGCCTCGGCGAACGCGGATTCGCCCTACTTACCGGCCGCTGGCGCACCTTGCAACGCATCACCGCCAGCCCCAGCAAGATCGGCAGCATCATCCAAGCCGCAGTCGCCCTGCCCCACCTCGAACACCGCCGGCCCGAAACTCGCTGA
- a CDS encoding GntR family transcriptional regulator: MTRTRVIAPSTATIGSSMAVSESASRGRRPQLPEEVAVHIREQIITGQVLDGEYLRLDQLAEDLGISVTPVREALITLAAEGFVELEPRQGFAVASPNRRDLMDIFELQALIAGRLARRCADELTSEELEQLRTVQQDLSRAHEFDERTRAAELLNRFHRDLGDAAHARKLAWFFELTRRYAPREQALAAAGWTDACARDHSAVLTALAEGDGGTAESRMYEHLRGLGELLIAYLDERDAWAAEH, encoded by the coding sequence GTGACACGAACGCGTGTGATCGCCCCCAGCACCGCGACGATCGGGAGTTCGATGGCCGTATCCGAATCAGCGTCCCGCGGACGCAGACCCCAGCTTCCGGAGGAAGTCGCGGTGCACATCCGCGAACAGATCATAACCGGGCAGGTGCTCGACGGGGAGTACCTGCGGCTGGATCAACTCGCCGAGGACCTGGGCATCAGCGTAACGCCGGTACGCGAGGCACTGATCACCCTCGCCGCGGAGGGGTTCGTCGAACTCGAACCACGGCAGGGCTTCGCCGTGGCCTCGCCGAACCGGCGCGACCTGATGGACATCTTCGAGCTGCAGGCCCTGATCGCGGGCCGGTTGGCTCGCCGGTGCGCGGACGAGCTCACCTCAGAGGAACTCGAGCAGCTGCGCACGGTGCAGCAGGACCTGTCCCGGGCGCACGAGTTCGACGAACGGACGAGGGCGGCCGAGCTGCTCAACCGTTTCCACCGTGACCTGGGGGACGCCGCCCACGCCAGGAAACTCGCCTGGTTCTTCGAGCTGACCAGGCGCTACGCACCGCGCGAGCAGGCACTGGCCGCGGCTGGTTGGACGGATGCCTGCGCACGGGACCACTCGGCCGTGCTCACCGCTCTGGCGGAAGGGGATGGCGGCACCGCCGAGAGCAGGATGTACGAACACCTGCGCGGCCTGGGAGAACTGCTGATCGCCTACCTCGACGAGCGAGACGCGTGGGCCGCGGAACACTGA
- a CDS encoding pyruvate dehydrogenase complex dihydrolipoamide acetyltransferase: protein MTEIHMPRLSDTMEEGVISAWRKQVGEQINRGDVVADIETDKAVMELEAYDDGVLEKILIGEGETVPIGTPIGLLGDGSGSAAEPGPSESSGSAQQSSGERSGSEPQDNGQSSAPAQQDSAPAGSGSGAESGNGSQGGPRNRPKASPLARAVAREKGVDLSTVSGTGPGGRIIRVDIEAAAERSGAAQPATAPTAPEQETSADTSAAAEDPDLEEIPLSNIRKVTAKRLTESKQQAPHFYLTSAVDVTDLVSFRADLNERLQAAGGPKVSVNDLVVKACATALRANPSVNVSFRDEKLFQHKRVHLGVAVALDSGLVVPVIPDADRKSVSEIATEGREKAERARDGKLKPDEMTGSTFSVSNLGMFGIEEFSAVINPPEAAILAVGATREEVQVRDGEFAVRKMLRLTLSADHRAVDGAVGAVFMQQLTGLLEDPIRIIA from the coding sequence ATGACCGAGATTCACATGCCGCGCCTGTCCGACACGATGGAGGAAGGCGTCATCTCCGCCTGGCGCAAGCAGGTGGGCGAGCAGATCAACCGTGGCGACGTGGTGGCCGACATCGAGACGGACAAGGCCGTCATGGAACTGGAGGCCTACGACGACGGGGTGCTGGAGAAGATCCTGATCGGAGAGGGGGAGACCGTCCCGATCGGAACCCCGATCGGTTTGCTCGGCGACGGCTCCGGGTCGGCCGCGGAGCCCGGGCCCTCCGAGAGCTCCGGTTCCGCCCAGCAGTCCTCCGGGGAGAGGAGCGGTTCGGAACCGCAGGACAACGGGCAGAGCTCCGCTCCGGCCCAGCAGGATTCCGCTCCTGCCGGATCGGGTTCCGGCGCGGAGTCCGGTAACGGCTCCCAGGGCGGTCCGCGGAACCGCCCGAAGGCCTCCCCGCTGGCGCGTGCGGTCGCACGGGAGAAGGGCGTGGACCTGTCCACCGTTTCCGGCACCGGCCCCGGGGGCAGGATCATCAGGGTCGACATCGAAGCCGCCGCCGAGCGCTCCGGGGCGGCTCAGCCCGCGACCGCTCCCACCGCTCCCGAGCAGGAGACCTCCGCCGACACCTCCGCCGCGGCGGAGGACCCGGATCTCGAGGAGATCCCGCTGAGCAACATCCGCAAGGTGACCGCCAAGCGGCTGACCGAGAGCAAGCAGCAGGCCCCGCACTTCTACCTGACCAGCGCGGTCGACGTCACGGACCTGGTTTCCTTCCGCGCGGACCTCAACGAGCGGTTGCAGGCCGCGGGCGGGCCGAAGGTCAGCGTGAACGACCTGGTCGTCAAGGCCTGTGCGACCGCCTTGCGCGCCAACCCCTCGGTCAACGTCTCGTTCCGGGACGAGAAGCTGTTCCAGCACAAGCGGGTTCATCTCGGAGTTGCGGTGGCGCTGGACTCCGGCCTCGTGGTGCCGGTGATCCCCGACGCCGATCGCAAGAGCGTCTCGGAGATCGCCACCGAGGGGCGGGAGAAGGCCGAGCGCGCCCGCGACGGCAAGCTGAAACCGGACGAGATGACCGGGAGCACCTTCAGCGTTTCCAACCTGGGCATGTTCGGTATCGAGGAGTTCTCCGCCGTGATCAACCCGCCCGAGGCGGCCATTCTCGCGGTTGGGGCCACACGGGAGGAGGTGCAGGTGCGCGACGGCGAGTTCGCGGTCCGCAAGATGCTCCGCCTCACCCTGTCGGCCGATCACCGTGCGGTGGACGGCGCCGTGGGAGCGGTGTTCATGCAGCAGCTCACGGGGCTGTTGGAAGACCCGATCAGGATCATCGCGTGA
- the pdhA gene encoding pyruvate dehydrogenase (acetyl-transferring) E1 component subunit alpha — protein MAETATRSKPTSSGSKSRRGGARSSGNRAQQTQEKAALGSESPEQLRDYFKQMSLIRRFEERAAQGYTQAKVGGYCHLNLGEEATVVGLMSSLYNSDYLFTNYREHGYAIAKGIDPNRVMAELYGRTTGTSKGLGGSMHMFDTDVGLLGGYGIVGGQIPLATGAALAIDYRGDNQVVMCQMGDGTTNIGAFHESMNIAALWNLPVVFVVINNYLGMGTTVDMASAESELYKRAVAYRMHGERVDGNDVLAVSEASGRLVEHARKTGEPAMLEAVSHRMKGHSVVDPAKYRSSEDAQAARAADPVAAFRDQLISAGVLDEDGASEIEQTVQADVDAAVAFADDSPHPDPSNLFDYTYATPVANDSRRLPADPVF, from the coding sequence ATGGCGGAGACCGCTACCCGCAGCAAGCCGACAAGCTCCGGCTCGAAGAGTCGTCGCGGCGGCGCCCGCTCGAGCGGAAACCGGGCACAACAGACTCAGGAGAAGGCCGCGCTGGGATCCGAGTCCCCGGAACAGCTGCGCGACTACTTCAAACAGATGTCGCTGATCAGGCGTTTCGAGGAGCGGGCCGCCCAGGGCTACACCCAGGCCAAGGTCGGTGGGTACTGCCATCTGAACCTGGGCGAGGAAGCCACCGTCGTCGGGTTGATGAGCTCGTTGTACAACTCCGACTACCTGTTCACCAACTACCGGGAGCACGGTTACGCCATCGCGAAGGGCATCGACCCGAACAGGGTGATGGCCGAGCTCTACGGCCGCACCACCGGTACCTCCAAGGGACTCGGCGGGTCGATGCACATGTTCGACACCGACGTCGGGCTGCTCGGGGGCTACGGAATCGTCGGTGGACAGATTCCGCTCGCGACGGGTGCGGCGCTCGCGATCGACTACCGGGGCGACAACCAGGTGGTCATGTGTCAGATGGGCGACGGGACGACGAACATCGGCGCCTTCCACGAGTCGATGAACATCGCGGCGCTGTGGAACCTGCCCGTGGTGTTCGTCGTGATCAACAACTACCTCGGCATGGGGACCACGGTGGACATGGCCTCCGCCGAGTCCGAGCTCTACAAGCGGGCCGTGGCCTATCGGATGCACGGTGAGCGGGTGGACGGCAACGATGTGCTCGCGGTGAGCGAGGCCTCCGGCAGGTTGGTCGAGCACGCCAGGAAGACCGGCGAGCCTGCCATGCTCGAGGCGGTCAGTCACCGGATGAAGGGGCACTCGGTGGTCGACCCGGCCAAGTACCGCAGTTCCGAGGACGCCCAGGCCGCCAGGGCGGCGGACCCGGTGGCCGCTTTCCGGGACCAGCTGATCTCGGCCGGGGTGCTGGACGAGGACGGCGCCTCCGAGATCGAGCAGACCGTGCAGGCCGATGTCGACGCGGCCGTCGCCTTCGCCGACGACAGCCCGCACCCCGATCCCTCGAACCTGTTCGACTACACCTACGCCACGCCGGTCGCCAACGACTCCCGCAGGCTTCCGGCCGACCCGGTCTTCTGA
- a CDS encoding archaellin/type IV pilin N-terminal domain-containing protein: MHVSSRQVIASIIGTVLMVVLTVVLATWFPAEQGTPADDKAAVLRLSEN; this comes from the coding sequence ATGCACGTCAGTTCTCGTCAGGTGATCGCCTCCATAATCGGCACCGTTCTGATGGTCGTGCTGACCGTCGTGCTGGCCACCTGGTTTCCCGCCGAGCAGGGAACCCCTGCCGACGACAAGGCGGCGGTACTCAGGTTGTCCGAGAACTGA
- a CDS encoding alpha-ketoacid dehydrogenase subunit beta, with product MAVITYRQALHDTLREEMLADENVFLIGEEIGVFEGSYKITAGLLDEFGEKRVRDTPIAEEGFVGAAVGAAMLGLRPVVELMTINFSLLALDQIVNHAAKIYGMFGGQSNAPMVLRTPGGGGQQLGATHSQNIELYYAFVPGLKVVAPSTPADAKALLKASMADNDPVLFLENLALYNTKGEVPDEVAPAEIGKAGIVRPGSDITIIGYSRMANVATQVADKLQQDEGISAEVVDLRSLRPLDRETVVESVRKTGCAVIAEDDWLTYGIGAEIAASISDGAFDYLDAPVRRVAAAEVPLPYAKPLERAALPSAESLTTAVHQTLEAVGHRR from the coding sequence TTGGCCGTCATCACCTATCGGCAAGCGCTGCATGACACGCTGCGCGAGGAAATGCTCGCCGATGAGAACGTCTTCCTCATCGGCGAAGAGATCGGAGTCTTCGAGGGCTCCTACAAGATCACCGCGGGCTTGCTCGACGAGTTCGGGGAAAAGCGCGTCCGGGACACCCCGATCGCGGAGGAAGGCTTCGTGGGCGCCGCCGTGGGAGCGGCGATGCTGGGGCTGCGCCCGGTCGTGGAGTTGATGACGATCAACTTCTCGCTGCTCGCGCTGGACCAGATCGTCAACCACGCAGCGAAGATCTACGGAATGTTCGGTGGCCAGTCCAACGCCCCCATGGTGCTGCGCACCCCCGGTGGCGGTGGCCAACAGCTCGGTGCCACGCATTCCCAGAACATCGAGCTCTACTACGCCTTCGTCCCCGGCCTGAAGGTGGTCGCACCGAGCACGCCCGCCGATGCGAAGGCGCTGCTCAAGGCTTCCATGGCCGACAACGATCCCGTGCTGTTCCTGGAGAACCTGGCCCTCTACAACACCAAGGGCGAGGTGCCGGACGAGGTGGCTCCCGCGGAGATCGGCAAGGCGGGCATCGTCCGCCCGGGAAGCGACATCACCATCATCGGGTACTCGAGGATGGCCAACGTCGCCACCCAGGTCGCCGACAAGCTGCAACAGGACGAGGGCATCTCGGCTGAGGTGGTGGACCTGCGCAGCCTGCGCCCGCTGGACAGGGAGACCGTCGTCGAGTCGGTGCGCAAGACCGGTTGTGCCGTCATCGCCGAGGACGACTGGCTGACCTACGGCATCGGTGCGGAGATCGCGGCTTCGATCTCGGACGGTGCCTTCGACTACCTCGATGCCCCGGTACGCCGTGTCGCCGCGGCCGAGGTGCCGTTGCCCTACGCCAAACCGCTGGAACGGGCGGCGTTGCCTTCCGCCGAGTCGCTGACCACGGCGGTACATCAGACACTCGAAGCCGTCGGACATCGTCGCTGA
- the lpdA gene encoding dihydrolipoyl dehydrogenase, giving the protein MQEFDLLVVGGGPGGYVAAIRAAQRGLSVGLVEKEKAGGVCLNWGCIPTKAMLRSAEVYETVLHSEDFGVRAENVALDFGAVGRRKDGVVKNLTDGVAGLLKANGVTVIDGHARFTGPTSVDVYPTGDSPLGEGGPRYAAAPAGGEPVEKVTARDVILATGSTPVRLPIPGGDLPGVITSDGAFGLDEVPGRIAVIGGSAVGAEWASMFAAFGSEVTIVEMAPSLVPIEDAEVGKALGRSMSKSGVRVLTESTVSAIERTDGALRVRVDGSKEQQLDVDVVLMGVGRKPNTAALDLEATGVATDERGFVRVDEKMRTNVEHLHAIGDLTGKALLAHVASHQGVVAADTIAGHEAHIDYGVVPAATFTHPEIASVGLTEAAAKEAGHDVVTSRFPFAALGRSKTTGDEEGFMKIVAGSKHGEILGVHVIGPSASDLITEGTLAISLEATLDELADTIHAHPTLGEIGMEGAMSALGLPLHTAPPRRR; this is encoded by the coding sequence GTGCAGGAATTCGACCTACTCGTGGTAGGCGGCGGCCCCGGTGGCTACGTCGCGGCGATCCGTGCCGCCCAGCGTGGCCTCTCGGTCGGCCTGGTGGAGAAGGAAAAAGCCGGTGGCGTGTGCCTGAACTGGGGCTGCATCCCGACCAAGGCGATGCTGCGCTCCGCCGAGGTGTACGAGACCGTGCTGCACTCCGAGGACTTCGGGGTCCGCGCGGAGAACGTGGCGTTGGACTTCGGTGCGGTGGGGCGCCGCAAGGACGGGGTCGTCAAGAACCTCACGGACGGTGTGGCGGGCCTGCTCAAGGCCAACGGGGTGACCGTCATCGACGGGCACGCCCGTTTCACCGGGCCGACGAGCGTGGACGTCTACCCGACCGGGGACTCCCCGCTGGGCGAGGGCGGGCCGCGTTACGCCGCCGCCCCGGCCGGCGGAGAACCGGTGGAGAAAGTGACCGCACGGGACGTGATCCTGGCGACCGGGTCGACTCCCGTCCGCCTGCCGATCCCGGGGGGAGACCTTCCGGGTGTGATCACTTCCGACGGGGCCTTCGGTCTCGACGAAGTGCCGGGGCGCATCGCCGTGATCGGAGGCAGCGCCGTCGGAGCCGAGTGGGCGAGCATGTTCGCGGCCTTCGGTAGTGAGGTCACCATCGTGGAGATGGCTCCCAGCCTGGTTCCGATCGAGGACGCCGAGGTCGGCAAGGCGCTCGGCCGTTCCATGAGCAAGAGTGGCGTCCGCGTGCTCACCGAGTCGACCGTCTCCGCGATCGAGCGGACCGACGGAGCACTGCGGGTTCGGGTGGACGGCTCCAAGGAGCAGCAGCTCGACGTGGACGTCGTGCTCATGGGAGTCGGCCGCAAGCCCAACACCGCCGCTCTCGACCTCGAAGCCACCGGCGTCGCCACCGACGAGCGCGGTTTCGTCCGGGTCGACGAGAAGATGCGGACCAACGTCGAGCACCTTCACGCGATCGGTGACCTCACCGGCAAGGCACTGCTCGCCCACGTCGCCTCCCACCAGGGCGTGGTCGCCGCGGACACCATCGCCGGGCACGAGGCCCACATCGACTACGGAGTGGTCCCGGCGGCCACCTTCACCCATCCCGAGATCGCCAGTGTCGGGCTCACCGAGGCGGCGGCGAAGGAAGCGGGGCACGACGTCGTCACCAGCCGTTTCCCGTTCGCCGCGCTGGGCCGGTCCAAGACCACCGGCGACGAGGAGGGTTTCATGAAGATCGTCGCCGGCAGCAAGCACGGCGAGATCCTCGGGGTGCACGTGATAGGCCCCTCCGCCAGCGACCTGATCACCGAGGGAACTCTGGCGATCAGTCTGGAGGCCACGCTCGACGAGCTCGCCGACACGATCCACGCCCACCCGACATTGGGGGAGATCGGCATGGAGGGAGCCATGTCGGCCCTCGGACTTCCGCTGCACACCGCGCCGCCGCGCCGCCGCTGA
- a CDS encoding DsbA family protein yields MPKTTNPMAKRSGASTNIILTAIVLVVAVAVIGGVVFFGGGNSNSTNGSDKVAASVLHPEGSNKVLDGGEGAPTLVEFADYQCPSCHSYYQTVNTKIEQEYDGKINFVVRNFPLNAHPLAEPAARATEAAAMQGEFEQMYHKVFDNYSSWAAASGGQNVSSDEQRAQEQFTKFAEQIGLDVDKFHEDMQSDQVQQSIDEDRADGQEAGVSATPTYFLDGKKVEFERGGDPAQHLREKLDGALAK; encoded by the coding sequence ATGCCCAAGACAACCAACCCGATGGCGAAGCGCAGCGGGGCTTCGACCAACATCATCCTCACCGCGATCGTGCTGGTCGTAGCGGTGGCAGTCATCGGTGGCGTCGTGTTCTTCGGAGGCGGCAACTCCAACTCCACCAACGGCTCGGACAAGGTCGCTGCCTCCGTGCTGCACCCCGAGGGGAGCAACAAGGTGCTCGACGGGGGGGAGGGCGCTCCCACCCTGGTCGAGTTCGCCGACTACCAGTGCCCCAGCTGCCACTCCTACTACCAGACCGTGAACACCAAGATCGAGCAGGAGTACGACGGGAAGATCAACTTCGTGGTGCGGAACTTCCCGCTGAACGCACACCCCCTGGCCGAGCCCGCGGCGCGAGCCACCGAGGCGGCCGCCATGCAGGGCGAGTTCGAGCAGATGTATCACAAGGTGTTCGACAACTACTCCTCCTGGGCGGCTGCCTCCGGCGGGCAGAACGTGAGCAGCGACGAGCAACGCGCCCAGGAGCAGTTCACCAAGTTCGCCGAGCAGATCGGCCTGGACGTGGACAAGTTCCACGAGGACATGCAGTCCGACCAGGTGCAGCAGAGCATCGACGAGGACAGGGCCGACGGCCAGGAGGCCGGGGTCTCGGCGACTCCCACCTACTTCCTGGACGGCAAGAAGGTCGAGTTCGAGCGCGGAGGCGACCCGGCGCAGCACCTGCGTGAGAAACTGGACGGAGCCCTGGCCAAGTGA
- a CDS encoding PucR family transcriptional regulator, which translates to MADPFTGDVHGAFTHKSPDGPTEQITRSLAQARLDDVPELAQRLMGAIFTDNPEWTDYRPVPREDLWEGCANYLARVLHVLSGRVPRSEDDSVAAAIGRRRAEQGVPLEVMLRTFRIGGRIVWEALVEQAHADQVDPDAVLGAATAMWTVIDALSSALSTSYRNTELEQLRSDDQRRHALVEDLLGGRARDTAFAQRTAKELDLPTSGPYVVVVAEMIADGSFALRGQQAALAALHIRSVWQVRADTFVGLVALEQHEESTALGALRQLVRGRAGVSPVVRGLAEVGLGHELAVTALGTSSRGATELVSLGQRYPEALLVQSPDLAQRLLDEQLGQVLALQPKERDMLLETLSAWLEENCSTANAAVRLHCHRNTVLNRLHRITTLIGKPLHGRDSYVALSLALSALRMRADS; encoded by the coding sequence GTGGCTGATCCCTTCACAGGTGATGTCCACGGGGCGTTCACCCACAAGAGCCCCGACGGGCCCACCGAACAGATCACGCGTTCACTCGCGCAGGCAAGGCTCGACGACGTGCCCGAGCTGGCACAACGGCTCATGGGGGCGATCTTCACCGACAACCCGGAGTGGACCGACTATCGCCCCGTTCCCCGGGAGGACCTGTGGGAGGGGTGCGCCAACTACCTCGCCCGTGTGCTGCACGTGCTCAGCGGGCGCGTTCCGCGTAGCGAGGACGACAGCGTGGCCGCGGCGATCGGAAGGCGTCGTGCCGAGCAGGGGGTTCCGCTCGAGGTGATGTTACGGACCTTCCGGATCGGGGGGCGCATAGTCTGGGAGGCTCTGGTCGAGCAGGCGCACGCCGATCAGGTCGATCCGGACGCCGTGCTCGGTGCCGCGACGGCGATGTGGACCGTTATCGACGCCCTGTCCTCGGCGTTGTCCACTTCCTACCGCAACACCGAGCTGGAGCAACTGCGCAGCGACGACCAACGAAGGCACGCCCTCGTGGAGGACCTGCTCGGCGGGCGGGCCCGGGACACCGCGTTCGCCCAACGGACCGCCAAGGAGCTGGATCTGCCCACCTCCGGGCCCTACGTCGTCGTGGTGGCGGAGATGATCGCCGACGGCAGCTTCGCGCTGCGTGGTCAGCAGGCGGCGTTGGCCGCTCTGCACATCCGGTCGGTCTGGCAGGTGCGCGCGGACACCTTCGTGGGATTGGTGGCGCTGGAGCAGCACGAGGAGTCCACCGCGCTGGGGGCCCTGCGCCAGTTGGTCCGTGGACGGGCGGGCGTCTCACCCGTGGTGCGTGGTCTGGCCGAGGTGGGCCTGGGGCACGAGTTGGCCGTCACGGCACTGGGGACCTCGTCGCGGGGAGCCACCGAGCTCGTCTCGCTGGGTCAGCGCTATCCCGAGGCGCTGCTGGTGCAGTCCCCCGATCTGGCGCAGCGGCTGCTGGACGAACAGCTGGGACAGGTGCTGGCGCTGCAGCCGAAGGAACGCGACATGCTGCTGGAGACCCTGTCCGCCTGGTTGGAGGAGAACTGCTCGACGGCCAACGCGGCCGTGCGGCTCCACTGCCACCGCAACACGGTGCTCAATCGACTGCACAGGATCACGACGCTGATCGGGAAGCCGCTGCACGGTCGGGACTCCTACGTCGCGCTCTCCCTGGCCCTGTCGGCGTTGCGGATGCGTGCCGACAGCTGA
- a CDS encoding EI24 domain-containing protein, whose product MMNDTGVGARELGKGLFDILRSPKMLLLGGVPALLSSLLLFAGIGVLAWFSGDLASWMTPFAEGWSAWWRVVLRAVLACALVAGAVLLGSVSFVALTLLIGGPFYDYIAECTERERGLDSGSDGAGQPRLVWRGVRDALRLVLVGVLGALLLFPFGFVPVLGQTVVPVCGVLFGAWLIALEVTGPVFQRLGMGLGRRHRMLWRHRRKVLGFAVPAYLLCLVPVAQLVVIPSAVVGGVLLAHRVLDHERGDDLSGVVPEGPAAPNGST is encoded by the coding sequence ATGATGAATGACACGGGAGTCGGAGCCCGCGAACTGGGAAAGGGCCTGTTCGACATACTCCGTTCACCGAAAATGCTGCTGCTCGGTGGGGTGCCCGCCCTGCTGAGCAGTCTGCTCCTGTTCGCGGGAATCGGTGTGCTCGCCTGGTTCAGCGGCGATCTGGCTTCCTGGATGACCCCCTTCGCCGAGGGGTGGTCCGCATGGTGGCGGGTGGTGCTGCGTGCGGTTCTGGCCTGTGCCCTGGTCGCGGGGGCCGTGCTGCTCGGTTCGGTCTCCTTCGTCGCGCTGACCTTGTTGATCGGCGGCCCGTTCTACGACTACATCGCCGAGTGCACCGAACGGGAACGCGGGCTGGACAGTGGATCCGACGGTGCCGGGCAGCCGCGACTGGTGTGGCGCGGGGTTCGTGACGCGCTGCGGCTGGTGCTGGTCGGTGTCCTCGGGGCGCTGCTGCTGTTCCCGTTCGGTTTCGTTCCCGTGTTGGGACAGACCGTGGTGCCGGTCTGCGGGGTGTTGTTCGGCGCGTGGCTGATAGCCCTGGAGGTGACCGGTCCCGTGTTCCAACGGCTCGGGATGGGACTCGGACGGCGCCACCGGATGCTGTGGCGCCATCGGCGCAAGGTGCTGGGATTCGCGGTTCCGGCTTATCTGCTCTGCCTGGTCCCGGTGGCCCAGCTCGTGGTGATCCCTTCCGCCGTGGTCGGGGGAGTCCTGCTGGCGCACCGGGTGTTGGACCACGAGCGGGGCGACGACCTCTCGGGGGTGGTCCCGGAGGGTCCCGCGGCCCCGAACGGAAGTACCTGA
- a CDS encoding helix-turn-helix domain-containing protein — MARRPEVFVRSLSMEEGRKLQRISRTAKDPVKLRRAIVVLMSGQGQAVRDITSLMQVSEDYVRDVIHAFNERGFDALALTMEWGTSERDR, encoded by the coding sequence ATGGCTCGTCGTCCGGAGGTGTTCGTCCGGTCCTTATCGATGGAGGAAGGTCGCAAGCTGCAGCGAATCAGTCGCACGGCGAAGGACCCGGTCAAACTGCGGCGGGCGATCGTGGTGCTGATGTCCGGACAGGGACAGGCAGTTCGTGACATCACCTCGTTGATGCAGGTCAGCGAGGACTATGTGCGGGATGTGATCCATGCGTTCAACGAGCGGGGGTTCGACGCGCTGGCCCTCACAATGGAGTGGGGGACGTCCGAGAGGGATCGGTGA